In the genome of Buteo buteo chromosome 14, bButBut1.hap1.1, whole genome shotgun sequence, the window AAGTTTATGTTAAAGTTTTtagttggttttggggttgggtggggtttttttttgtttggttgggtttttttatatcatCCAATCTGTTGGGGGATAAAAGCTTATAGATATATGTATTAGTGAGAATTTATCTGAATTAGTATCTGTACACAAACAGTACATACAGAATGGCAAACCAAGTATTGtactatttcttttcctaaagtAAAACTTCTCAGACtctcataaaatgtttgttccaCTTTTATGATTACTATGGATCTTACAGTCTCAGCTACAAATTTGCAGTATCCAAACCCcaactttcattaaaaatactattaCTGGTTGTTTCACTCTGAAATGAAGCTTGAAAAGATCATCTATGTTATAGGAAAGCTTaacacccctcccccccaaaaaaaaccaaaacaaagaagcTTCAAGTTTGGTTCCGCCCAACAATGCCACTTGATTTTGTGCCCTGATTTTTGACTAATGGCACAATACTGCAAACCAAGCAATAATCTCCATTTCACTGTAAACCTTTAATACatgattgttttaatttcaattatATTCAACTCAAAGTAGTTattaacaaagatttttttttaaaaatgaataccTCAGTCTGACCTTCGTGGGCACTGGATTCATGAGTGACACGAATAgcctaaaattaaaatatatttcaattaGACTTTAAATGAGAGactttcagtgttttaagaATCACTGTATGCTCGTCATTTTATCAAATGCCATAGCCGTAACTATGTTTGTTCAGtgcttgaaataaataaataaataaaaaattaaacaaataatcTCCACTTCCAAGGATCTCAGAAGACCAGTATTTCAGTTTCATGACAGTCAATTCAAATCAAATATCTGACAGTTTGTAATGACCCtttcacacacagaaaacactATGGGCAAGTGTCTTTGTTATATATCACTTCTTGAGCAGACAAAATACTTTAGACAGAAGCTCTGATCAGACATCTTGTGTCCAACATTTCTACAGAAAACGTCATCAAACCTCTACTGTTTCTGTTTGTTACTACCTCCCTCAGCCACATGTTAATACCCTTATTCCTGAGGGCTTCACAATAAGCTTACATTTAAACTCAGACTTGGAAATCATCTAGATTTTCATTTTGAGAGAATCATCATTACCATCAGGAGCAACAGCACCGTTCTCCCCTTCCACCACTGGTCAGATGTTTCTGCCACATCCTTTCAAACAGCACTAATGATCTGGCTAACCACACTATCAGCTAGCCCATCTAATTGtttggggtggtgggggaaggagATTATATTTCAGCCAAATCATCTCTTTGTGTGCCCCAAACTGCTAGAGCCAAAGAGAGATGACTAAAAGGCATAAAtgaaaggaggcagcagaaggACCACCCTTTCAGCAGTAGCCCCAGAGCTGCTTAAATTGACCATTAAACTGCATCTTGAACCCACCAAAAAGATTATGCACACGTTTCTCATCCATTTCAAAGTCATTTTAAACTATGCCAGTGAATTAATATGGATGAGAAACATTGACAAAATCCATTCTGCTGACAGAGCTAGACTGACTGCTCACGCAAGTAATTCTTACgccattttaaataaaagtaagaCCACGTGATACTAACTTCATAAGTTTCTAGATATTTGGCCCTCTCTTCAGGAGTCATAGATAATGAATCTTCTAGGAactttttcagtgaagaattagtttcttaaaaaaataaaaaagacataatTAGAGTCATGCTGTAACCCCAAATTCATTCAAAGCTTACAGAATGCTTATTCCAACAAGATTTAAAGATATAATTACATTGTATCTTTAAGACACTGAAAGCTGACTGCAAGAGGAATTGCTACCTGCTTCAATTGCAATGTTTCAAGTGCTTTAGTTCATGGATTAgtatgaaatactgtttttataaTTATAGGTAGGAAGGCTCTTTGAACAGAGATGGTCCTTTATGAATGGTTATATTCAGAGAAAGTAGTACAAAACGTTATCCTTCCCTCCATGCCTCCCCcacagttaaggaaaaaaaagggaaaagccaacaaaaaaccccaatcaaCCCACCAACAAAACCTACCAAAGTTCATTTTATCTCTGTTGTTTGCAATAGCATGAATTAGCCCAATTGTTCCACAAGCATTGTTAATGGTCTGCTTCATGAAATACACCGATGATTTGACATCTTGCCCCTTAGCTTttattctctcttcttcctctgttctGAAGGTTTCATACTAGAAGGAAAGTTACAGACATTTCACAAATAGTACAAATAGATACAGGCtacattactgaagcaaaaataattttaaaaaagcaacagctaactaataaaaaccaaaactcaaCTTGTAATTTGAAACGCTTAACCCATGTGGTCCAACAAGTATATGTAAACTTACTCAACTGAACAGCTCTATATTGTTTCTTAAACCAATGCCTTCTCACTAGCCAAAAACCAGTCACACAGGaaacataattttgaaatatgtgTTATCTAACATAATTccaaaaatgttcaaaatatttccttgatCTGAGCACCTGTCACCATCTCTCTTCAATCCAACAAAAGGATTTTAAGGACAGAGGATTCAAAGCGCTATCAAGCAAACCATAATACTTCAGGTGCTTAATTAGCATGAagcatttttacatttcattttttccaggaatataaaatataaaaagatttaTATAATGCTCACAGCCTCAAAACAGGCCCTTCAAAAGCCATATTCATAAAgtgaatgtttattttctgaagtaaaagaaagaatttagtATAATTGAAAAATCtaaagtatttgttttgtaGAGATCATAATTGACTAAAATATGTTATACTATGCAACagtgtgttggttttgtgggttgTGCTTTGTTggttcttttttggggggatggggttggtttgtttgtttgttggggcttttttgtttggttgggtttttttaagattttaatctcaaacagaaaaagaacaaaaaaaacctgcaagtgTTCCAGACAACgctgttctttcttcctcctttgcctCTTTTACTGGGCACTTTTGcagacaaaaaataaagtagaagTAGATGGGCTTTTTATACAAAAGTAAAGGTTGAATGCAGAACGTTATCAAGGAACTTTTCCTGAAAACCCATGAGAAATTTCTCTCAGACTCTATGTATTGTCAGTGacaaacagaaagaggaaattttTCCAGCATCATGATTCCACACTTGTAGCTTCTCTGAATGTTCTGAATGGTCTAAACAATAGTGAGAgcatttacaaattaatttgaCACCACTTATCTacacgttaaaaaaaaataattgagacagttgagaaatttttcttaattgagaaaaatatttcatagagCATAATTGGACGAAAGTTCATATTAGACAACCAAAATAGACTCaatggcaaaaataaatatataaatgttgagaatactgaaaatacagttttgagcAAGGGTTAGACCAGATCACCTCAAGAGGTCCCTCCTAACCAGAGCTATCCCATGATATGTATTCATTGGACCATGCCCAAAATGCCCAATGCTCACAGCATTCACTGTCTAGAACCTACAATGCAGACTAAGAAAGTCATTGACCTTTAAACTGTACAATAACCCTAAGATTACCTGTATGCAAACAAGAGTATCTTGCCCTAAAAGCAAGTTCAAGCAAATTGATATATAGGaaacatgaaagaaaggaaCTTCTAGATAGAAGAACAAAGGCATGATAGAAAAGTGTTTACAAAGGCAGTAAAATTAATTAAGGGGGATACTTTCATAAATGTAGACACAGCcaagaaacataaataaatgaaaaattaaattaaagcagaATATAACAGGCCATATTGAAAGTGAgactgaggaggggaaaagtactccagaaatacaaaataatgcTCAAGAGTCTTGTGGAGTTCACACTGAACAACAAAAGCTTCACATCATTGAGACTTCACATGAAAGATTCAGCCTTCACACACTCAGGCTAAGCAGTTGATAGTAACACTTGTGTCCCTTATGTTTCTGGAAGATTAAAATGCTGGAGAAAATCTCAAATATTTGGCTGGTAGTCAAATTTGATTGACTTATGCAACAGAGCATATGCTGTTTCTCTGGTTCTGTTTGTCACATGCTTCTTCAGAATGAAATTGGATACATCTTCTGGAACAAGAGTAAGGTTGCTCTTTCCCATGGGATGATGCTCCCATAGCATGATCCAAGAAAGGAAGATTGCACAGGAAGGGAGGCAAAAGAAAAGTGACAGTCACAGAAGGAGCTCAGACCTGCAGCTcaagcagacagacagaaaccacagcacacagaaaacaacTCCTCAAAGGTGACAGAAAGGGAATTTCCTGAAGACAGGCGAGGACAGTTAAGAGTttgcttaaatttaaaactatcAAGGTGGCTGAAATCAAGCCTGAGGAGGACTGCCTGCATGgctgttttggagaaaaaatgcaaaagtttACAAGACCTAATGAGTAAGAGGACTGACCTACTCACTCTTCTATTTAAACAGGTTTTGTTACAGAAGTCAAGCTTTAATAGCTAACTGCTTTGTCCTTATAAACCATGTGTTCTTTTTGAGAGACACATTAAGAGGAAGAAGTTTGGGCAAATTCACCTCAAACATTTCGGCTGACCTTATTACAATCACATAAGATTTTTAGAAACTGAAAGATCAATATGAATCACAAATTTCAGCCTACGTAACACTTGAAGGAGATATGTAAGATGGATATCTTCTCTATGTAGAAGCATGTGATGACACAAAACAAGCAGACTTGAAGATTTAACCAAATCAAGTATTTCAAAGTCTAACATAGAGGAAAAAGGGGGGTGTGGGgaattctctttcattttagaaatatgcCCCATCTGTCCAAAAAGTGAAAGCCATATTGGTATTGATGACTGAACTGAAAGTGGATTGAGGTTTGGTCAGTGTGACAGTACAAAAACTCAAAAAATAGTTGCATTTGATATAGTCCTATACCCCACCTCTTATTTTGCTTATGCTATTGTAGCTTTCTGCTAAAAGTAGCAGAACTGAGCCATTTCACagtgcatatttaaaaaaaaagccttaaattgtctgtaatagaaaaatgttaagCGTATTTCTCTGTGATTCTACATTAGCTTTTCCCACTCcaacttgaaaagaaattgGAAACATACACATAAGGTTATGAAAAGAAGGTTCTGAAGGAagcattttattgttgttgttcttaATTAAGAAGTCTCTTGAATAAGGTTTGAGTCTCATCTTGATTCTATCATGACATCAAGTACCAGATTTAAACTGTTCATTCCCTTTTCATTTACAGCAAAAGTGATTAGCTGATTATAAAATAAACACTTACCTTTTCTGTTATTGGAAAGAGAAGTAGCACTGCACAGACAGGTCTTGGCACCATGCTAAGCAGTTCTGGTTCCATACCATAAACATCTACAAATTGCCAGTCAGGATGTATACCTAGCTGTTtgagaaactggaaaagaaaagaatagaatAATGTTAAATGAGTACACTCGTATACCTATCTTTTTAGAAGCATAACAGAGTATTTACAATGTGAAATACATTGCAACAACTAATACTTTCCAAAATTTAAGGAGAATAAAGGACAATAAACAAGATTCAAGTTTTAATAAATAAGGCTAAAGAAATCGTAGTGCTAACAAAGACACACAAAATCcccatgttttatttatttaaataggtTTATGAAAGGGAAGTGAAAACACTCCCAGCACTATTTACTAAAGCATTAAAGCATTTCAGCCATTTTGAAAGTGTTCTGTCACAAAATAGAGGAGTACCGAATATTCACCTTAACTAGAAATCATGGGTCAGAGCATGCATGAATAAACTTATGATACTATTTGATTCCATGAATACTCCAGAACACCTGACACCAGTGCTTATATTGGAGCTGCTGGGTTTCAGCAGCTCAAAAAAACCTGTGATCTTTGATGGCCTTTTGAGAAAAGAGACAAGATACATATTTTAGTAGGTGTACCTTTTAAGGTGTTCTTTTACATGAAAAGTCCTTTCAAACTATGAGAGTAACACATTTTGAAGTAGACAAAGATTAAGTGCCAGACAATAATCATGAATCTTCAAATAATTCTCAGTTGCTTCTTTAGGACTTCTGAACAGTGTCTAAGCCAAAGGCTTTCTGATCGTCTTTCCTATACGAAAGCTATATGTCACAATACGAAGAGTGATTTTGGATCTTTTACCTAACACTGAGCTACttaagaaggaaagagagactGTAGCACCTGCTAAGCTTTAACAACCTTAGCCTACAATTGGGTGCTCACTTTTTAATCAGATATTCTTCTTTTACTCAGATAAATTATGTATCGCAACAACAGTTGCAGAATTAATAACTATATATGATCTAAAccaatttgaaatatttgtgttaTCACAGTCTAGAAGAACCTAACTGAATTCAGAAACTATTGTTACTGTACACACACTGACCGTTCATAATTATAAGAAAAAGCTGATTGTACACTGTGGCATACACAAATCCTATCTTGAAACAGTACTTCTACTGgtaaaagaaacacattttggaggaaaactgAAAGATGTGGGAACCCTGTGTATTTTCCAAAAAGTTAACATTTCACAACTTACTatatttctgctggaaaaaccATATTCTATAGGAAAATTTTATTCAGTTACCTGGGGCTCTCAAgtttaaaataagcaaagtCTGCTGATAAACAGCTGCAATTTAAATGCCTGAAAAAACATGCAGCAAGTAATATTCCTCTGCCCTCtctaatggaaaaaacaatgaaCTCCTAAGACGTTTCTTTAGTCAGGTCACCAAAACTCAACTCTGCGGTTCCCAATACTGTTCCCAAAAGTGATACTGTAGAAGACCAGACTAATTTGTCCATTGTCTTTTTTAGAGGGGAAAGATTACTTCAAAAGCTTCATCATACTTCCTGCCCAATGCTATTTGAGGAAATCTATTTATTGATACATTTGCAGTAAAGATGTTTAAGAATCACATAAGATGGTAAGCCTAAATGAAAGGCACAATGgctctctcttctttccataATCCACCTAGTGAGGAGGTTTATACATCCGCACATGAATTCAGTAAGTTACGCCATGTTTGAGTAGATTCTAACCTACACAGACGTAACTGTAAGAATACCCCGAAtgagtattttattaaaacagaacaCAAGAACATACAACAAAATACAAGTGTCTTCGTCTAACATGAGACCTCttcaaataccattttcaaCTTCTGTTGGGCAAGAGGCAAGGTGGTTGTCTTTCAGGAGACATAGCCAAGGGGCTGACTCTCAGTATTTAGAGACACAAAGGAAACAGTTTCTACAAAGTCTGAATGTATGGACAACAAGTATTTATAAAGAGTAAGGAAGATTTTTACTGGTAACACTTAGGAATATATTCTACAACGGggcaaaacaataaaaaatatacatacactTAAGTTTATTAAGAGAATGAAGCTGTAGTTTGCAGCCAGTGTTTTAAGGGGGTGAGAAAAACCCCTACCCAACCCACacttcattttaaatgcattattctctttccattttacaCTGCAAAACATGACATCAAAACCAAGGGCAAGTAAAGGTGATTTAAGtttgaaaaaagtttaaagcatatattgaaaaaaataatatggcTTTCTGTGTATCTACAGTAATAACCTATACAGTTCACAGAGTTCAGTATTTGATTCTGGCTGCCTTGGAAAACatggagattttcttttcataaggCCATGTAAACAGTTTTccccatttctctctttttcttacaCTACCtactaataatgaaaaacatggATTGACCATAaattcaaagaggaaaagggggatgagggagaaaatacagtgtCTTCATCAAGCTCTTAAGAAAATTTTGTTCCCTTAGAGGTTTGTGGGACTGGGCACAAGTCATAATTAAGGCTTTGCAGAACCTCTCCTTTTGactagtttaaaaaacaaggtAGTGTTGAAGTAcaataagaaaattaacttaGAAGATTGCTTATGTAATACACcaagctcttttctttctgtaccaCCTTTAAGTCTTGCCAAGATTGGGAAGAAGGCCAAATTATTATCTTTTAACGAAAAtagggaaaagggaaagtgtTAAGTATTTACTAGCTGATGAAACAGAAGACAGTATATTTTGAACTCCTATTCTAACCCTGTAGGTTGTGAAGATAATTACCACTTTGTGAAtatcaacaaaaacaaaaaaatctgaagggGAAGGGAGTACGTGTATGGgtgcattaaaatattatttgtactTCTAGTACTTTTCTTATGAAGCCAATGACTAATCTGTCCATCATCTTTACTGCTGTTATTCAGAACTGTGGGCTAACtaatgcaactgaaaaaaatataagtttttattttgcaagattACAtgaaataaaggtaaaaaaccccaacaaaataaaaccaatattcacctagaaaaaaaagaaaaaaacacaaccagaAGAGGCAATGCTAGAAGGATCACATTAAGCTACTGGACAAATAAAGTGATTTAGGTTCTCCTGTCCTGTTCTAtaccactgggaaaaaaaaaaacaaacacaaaaccaaccaactaacaccctcccctgccccctcaATGCTCCCTAAACCCAAAAATAGCAACTCAAACTCCTGAATGAAATATTCAATGTAATGAACTCCACAGATGTAGGGTGCCTTTCATTACTCACATTACCATAATGCCTAGAAACTTTACAATCTATGAAATCATAAGTTTCAGTATACAATGAGACCAATGACTAAAGTGATGGTCAGCACtacaaagaacagcaagagcatAGGCTTAGTATGACAGGCAGTGATCTTAACACACAAGCGGCCTAACAACTTTATTGTAGAAtcatcaaaaaaaccaaaccaaaccaaaaaaaaaaaaccctaatgaGAAACCCAAAATAGGCAAAGGAGATATCTCTGTGTATCAAGAAGGTTTCATTCAGGCCTGTGAAAAAAGTGATAGAAATATCCCTCTGAAAATTTAGAGAGTACATGATAAAAACTGGCAGCATAAGCCCCTGTCTAAGAGAGACTGACAGATGGGTAACAGATGAACAATAGATGACAGGATGGGAAGAacccttaaaataaatatatgaagcttatttttaatgtggagacatgcaaagaaagaaaaaggaattcaaTCAACACCACAGCCAGGTAAGTAGTATTTTGCAACTGTGTTCTGAATGGCTAAAAGCAAGGCAAGACTATTTAGCAAgatcaaagagaagaaattttgcAGGACTAAAACCAACTTGTTAAGAACCAGGAAAAGTTCTTTAAAGGGACAAAAATTTATATTAGATGTGACAAAGGAAGGTCAGAAAAGAGATGTCACAAGCAACAGCTTCAATTTTTTAGGGCAAGTTACCCAAATACCTTAGTAATAACTAAATtaaacctcctttttttctccctcagtCTTTTTCTAGCTCTTTCCTAGACAAAGGATGCTGGTACAAAAAGGAGTGAGTTATGCACTAGGAGATGAAGCAACCCCTTCCCCACTGACAAAAGCATTCCTGTTTTAGGACAGCACGCAGTTCTGTATGCTTTTTAGATAGTATCATTAATAGCGAGGGACCTCTACTGCTTTGCATTCCACTTATTCAGCGATTACCTAAACAATTTTATTCTACAGATACCTACTGGACAGAACAGTTAGGATACTTTATATCTGAGGGCTCACTGACTTCCAGCTG includes:
- the UCHL3 gene encoding ubiquitin carboxyl-terminal hydrolase isozyme L3 isoform X1, whose protein sequence is MEPHRWLPLEANPDVTNQFLKQLGIHPDWQFVDVYGMEPELLSMVPRPVCAVLLLFPITEKYETFRTEEEERIKAKGQDVKSSVYFMKQTINNACGTIGLIHAIANNRDKMNFETNSSLKKFLEDSLSMTPEERAKYLETYEAIRVTHESSAHEGQTEAPSIDEKVDLHFIALVNVGGHLYELDGRKPFPINHGETSDDSFLEDAIEVCKKFMERDPEELRFNAIALSAA
- the UCHL3 gene encoding ubiquitin carboxyl-terminal hydrolase isozyme L3 isoform X2 gives rise to the protein MEPELLSMVPRPVCAVLLLFPITEKYETFRTEEEERIKAKGQDVKSSVYFMKQTINNACGTIGLIHAIANNRDKMNFETNSSLKKFLEDSLSMTPEERAKYLETYEAIRVTHESSAHEGQTEAPSIDEKVDLHFIALVNVGGHLYELDGRKPFPINHGETSDDSFLEDAIEVCKKFMERDPEELRFNAIALSAA